A genomic stretch from Aedes albopictus strain Foshan chromosome 2, AalbF5, whole genome shotgun sequence includes:
- the LOC109421191 gene encoding radial spoke head 1 homolog gives MAHGMIDEKIVNEYQPSEEEKLFEFDIQKYNGPRNSRFEPHGEGRAKFAAGGRYEGQFRKGLLHGNGRLVLQDCHRYDGHWRKGLKHGMGRMYYPDCSQYEGEFRKDQRHGIGKYQYPNGAHYEGNWFKDKRHGVGCYVFSRGGVTLKGTWIEGVACGPAEIIFEDYRFHGYWDEDKPRGLGCFTFDAKVMISGKYYVDEKEGCDSREVVWQPMLIEKYEYSKLPLEPLPFPVDESDISEISSSEDEECDSGDEVHVLDEENSMT, from the exons ATGGCACATGGAATGATTGATGAGAAAATTGTTAATGAGTACCAACCGTCAGAAGAGGAGAAACTATTCGAATTTGATATTCAA AAATACAACGGCCCAAGGAACTCACGATTTGAGCCGCACGGAGAAGGCAGAGCCAAATTCGCTGCTGGTGGTCGATATGAAGGACAGTTTAGGAAAGGCTTACTTCATGGCAATGGACGGTTGGTTTTGCAAGATTGTCACAGATACGATGGGCATTGGCGCAAGGGTCTAAAGCATGGCATGGGTCGGATGTATTACCCAGACTGCTCGCAGTACGAAGGGGAATTCAGAAAAGATCAACGACATGGAATTGGAAAATACCAGTATCCGAACGGAGCACATTATGAAGGAAACTGGTTCAAGGACAAGCGTCACGGTGTTGGGTGTTACGTGTTCAGCCGCGGTGGCGTTACCTTGAAGGGGACATGGATCGAAGGAGTCGCTTGTGGTCCCgcagaaataatttttgaagactACCGATTTCACGGATATTGGGACGAAGATAAACCAAGAGGTCTGGGTTGTTTTACATTCGACGCCAAAGTCATGATCAGTGGAAAATATTACGTCGATGAAAAGGAGGGATGTGACTCGAGAGAAGTAGTATGGCAGCCGATGTTGATTGAGAAATACGAATATTCAAAGCTACCACTTGAGCCCCTTCCGTTTCCGGTAGATGAATCAGATATATCAGAAATCAGTTCATCCGAAGATGAAGAGTGTGACTCAGGAGATGAGGTACATGTTCTGGATGAAGAAAATTCAATGACATAG